In Neisseria brasiliensis, the following proteins share a genomic window:
- a CDS encoding IS3 family transposase, which produces MRAKHPLKYLLHSAGIPKSSFYYHIGRPDPDIEAKAAVSEVYHQHKGRYGQRRIGAVLSWNKKKVQRIMRLLGLKAKVRNKKAYRPQVIGETSKNILKRAFTADKAGAKWLTDVTEFKCTDGKLYLSPILDVFNREIVAYELSRKPDSKMVMQMLDKAFGRLNGQTPLLHSDQGVLYRTQAYRAKLAEKGIVQSMSRKGNCWDNAPMESFFGTLKVESFYQEGVLSVTELTKVIDDYIRYYNYERISLNLKKLSPVAYRTQLEQAV; this is translated from the coding sequence CTGAGGGCGAAGCACCCGCTGAAATACCTGTTGCACAGTGCCGGTATACCCAAAAGCAGTTTCTACTACCACATCGGCAGACCTGATCCCGATATAGAAGCCAAAGCAGCGGTGAGTGAAGTCTATCACCAACACAAAGGCCGCTACGGCCAACGGCGGATTGGTGCCGTATTGTCGTGGAATAAAAAGAAAGTGCAACGTATTATGAGACTATTGGGTTTAAAAGCCAAAGTGCGCAACAAAAAAGCCTATCGTCCGCAAGTTATAGGCGAGACCTCGAAAAACATCCTTAAGCGTGCATTCACTGCCGATAAAGCAGGAGCTAAATGGTTGACCGATGTGACCGAGTTTAAATGCACCGACGGCAAACTGTACTTATCACCGATACTGGATGTATTCAATCGTGAGATAGTGGCTTATGAGCTCAGTAGAAAGCCGGACAGCAAGATGGTGATGCAGATGCTGGATAAGGCATTCGGCCGTCTGAACGGACAAACGCCGCTGCTGCATTCCGACCAAGGTGTGCTTTACCGAACTCAGGCTTATCGGGCGAAACTGGCCGAGAAAGGCATTGTGCAAAGCATGTCGCGCAAAGGGAATTGCTGGGATAACGCACCGATGGAGAGTTTCTTCGGGACATTGAAGGTGGAGAGCTTCTATCAGGAAGGTGTGTTATCGGTGACAGAGTTGACCAAAGTGATAGATGATTATATACGTTACTACAATTATGAACGTATTAGTTTGAATT